GTGCGGCGATTAAGCAAACCTTGAAACAGGAAAAATATATTGTTGATTGGGTTTTAAATGGCGCTCACGCTTGGGACTGCCTGGAACACCAGAAACCACAATATACGCTGGCAATCTTTGACTGGTTAGTGCCAGGAATATCGGGTTTAGAATTGCTGCGTCGGCTGCGGGTTCGCAACAACCCTTTGCCTGTACTGATGCTGACAGCAAAAGACCGCATGGAAGATAAAGTGATGGGACTGGATGCTGGGGCGGATGATTACCTGGTAAAGCCGTTTGGTATGGAGGAATTGTTAGCGCGACTGCGAGCATTGCAGAGGCGATCGCCCCACATCCAACCCGAGCAACTGCACGTTGGTCGCTTCATTTTAGACTACAGCACTTGTACGGTTTCTCTTCAGCAAGCTGATGGCGACCCACAAGTGATTTCTTTAACAAGAAAAGAGTTTCAAGTCCTGGAATATTTTATGAAACACCCCAATCAATATGTTACCCGCGACCAACTTTTAAACTATCTTTATGAAATGAGTGCCGAACGCATTAGCAATGTGGTAGCGGCTCAAATTCGATTGGTGCGCCGCAAACTTTCAGAATATGGCTGTGATAATTTAATTGAAACTGTTCCTGGCATGGGCTATCGGTTCAATCTCAATGATGCAAACTAGACCATTTCGTCAAACGCGATCGCGGCTGGCTTTCTGGTATGTAACCCTCATGGGTTTCATTCTCAGCTTATGCGGTTTCGCGGCTTATGAAATAATCATCTACGCCCATTTAATCTCAATTGACCGAGAGTTAGAGACTGTAACGGGAACGGTGCATGACAGCCTTGAACCGAATTTGAAACAGCCCCGTCGCTTAGAACCAATTTTCCAGCAGATTTTACCCGATATTTGCGAGGTAAAATCTAGTTGTGCTACACAACAAATATACGCAAAAAAAAACCATAACTCGACTCAACGCCACATCTTTAGCGCGATTTACCAAGTTTACTACTACATCCGATTTGTAGATGATGCGGGACAGTTGATTGCTACAGCAGGGATTCACCCAGATGGGATACCCTTGACTGTAGGAACAAAAGTTTGGCAAACTCTCGAAGATCGACAAGGCAATCGTTACCATCAAATGTCTATACCGCTGCATACCCAAGATAATCGGCTTTGGGGGTATATGCAGGTTGGGCGAAGTCTCAAAGAGCTTGATAGTCGTCTAGTTGCCCTCACATTCGTTTTTGCAGTGGGATTGC
The Oscillatoria nigro-viridis PCC 7112 genome window above contains:
- the rppA gene encoding two-component system response regulator RppA, which gives rise to MKILLVEDEPVLGAAIKQTLKQEKYIVDWVLNGAHAWDCLEHQKPQYTLAIFDWLVPGISGLELLRRLRVRNNPLPVLMLTAKDRMEDKVMGLDAGADDYLVKPFGMEELLARLRALQRRSPHIQPEQLHVGRFILDYSTCTVSLQQADGDPQVISLTRKEFQVLEYFMKHPNQYVTRDQLLNYLYEMSAERISNVVAAQIRLVRRKLSEYGCDNLIETVPGMGYRFNLNDAN